Proteins encoded by one window of Tunturibacter psychrotolerans:
- a CDS encoding penicillin-binding protein 1A: MQILHSRDPKTPAPEEVPDWQRALRRATLNGPDYPSRRIARRVAFYVLLGLSAVFGALCGLMVVYSIDLPQMDDLARYHPNTTTELLDVHGKAFGSFALERRVVLPYAEFPPVLREAIISIEDKSFESNWGVNLVRAVGAAYRDLHSSGKAQGASTLTMQLARNLFLSSEKTYGRKLQEVFLSMQIERRFTKQQIFELYANQIYLGHGTYGFEAGSEFFFSKHVRELTLPEAALLAALPKGPEAYSPIKYPDRALKRRNLVLSEMLADGKITKRQAEAAEAAPLGLHLEAPANTVAPYFVEEVRRQLEKQYGVEQVHGAGLRVYTTLDLDLQQVANKAILDGTATYERRRGWIGKLPNVVLDGADVVSYRHPDWAQPIQKGSYVHGVVTTVSAKKVTVKLGTQQAVLTPEDWKWTQNSDGDSFLRSGDVVYVKVENVAADGTLRASLQQDSGAQASMMAVDNSTGEVLAMVGGRDFALSQFNRATQAQRQVGSSFKPYVYTTAVEAGAKPTDIIVDGPTTFPTPNGPYTPHNYEADYKGAMTLLNAFAESRNIPALKLADRYGIRKVIETAHNFGITSNIPVFLPVAIGSADITLAEQVSAYSVFPNDGIRIEPRYIRKVTQADGLPLDATPSQVSEVISVETARTMMQFLQAVVRQGTAASASQLKHPLGGKTGTTNDFTDAWFIGFSPSITCGTWIGFDDRESLGEKETGARAALPMWMDFMRAAIANKPDEQFPTAGAPKKKLDVPLSGVADAAKPLEPLVPKQVEDPDASRGEGPKHVAPTVAAPAPAEEKPRVPDSSHSVPRATTVPTRTTPVFATPAPAEQKPKASEASRPAPQAVAVPPRAAMGLSQKPTDERSGVSNPPPDIY; this comes from the coding sequence GTGCAGATCCTACACAGCCGCGATCCGAAGACTCCGGCGCCTGAGGAAGTTCCTGACTGGCAACGAGCGCTTCGTCGTGCCACGTTGAATGGACCCGATTATCCGAGTCGCCGTATTGCGAGGCGAGTGGCGTTTTATGTGCTGCTGGGTCTGTCGGCTGTCTTCGGCGCGCTTTGCGGGCTGATGGTGGTGTACTCGATCGATCTGCCGCAGATGGATGATCTGGCGCGCTATCACCCCAACACCACGACTGAGCTGCTGGATGTACATGGGAAGGCGTTCGGCTCCTTTGCGCTGGAGCGTCGCGTGGTATTGCCGTATGCGGAGTTTCCGCCTGTTCTGCGAGAGGCGATCATCTCGATTGAAGACAAGAGTTTTGAGAGCAACTGGGGTGTGAACCTGGTGCGGGCTGTGGGGGCTGCGTACCGGGATCTGCATTCGAGCGGGAAGGCGCAGGGCGCATCGACGCTGACGATGCAACTGGCACGCAATCTGTTTCTCTCGTCGGAGAAGACGTATGGCCGCAAACTGCAAGAGGTATTTCTCTCGATGCAGATTGAGCGGCGATTTACGAAGCAGCAGATCTTCGAGTTATATGCGAACCAGATTTATTTAGGGCATGGGACCTATGGGTTCGAGGCGGGGTCAGAGTTTTTCTTCAGCAAGCACGTCCGTGAATTGACGCTGCCGGAGGCCGCTCTGCTGGCTGCGTTGCCGAAGGGGCCTGAGGCTTATTCTCCGATCAAATACCCGGATCGTGCGCTGAAGCGCAGGAATCTTGTGCTGAGCGAGATGCTGGCCGATGGCAAGATCACGAAGCGGCAGGCAGAGGCAGCGGAGGCGGCGCCGCTGGGACTGCATCTTGAGGCTCCGGCGAATACCGTTGCGCCGTATTTTGTGGAGGAGGTGCGGCGGCAACTGGAGAAGCAGTACGGGGTGGAGCAGGTTCATGGTGCGGGGCTTCGTGTTTATACGACGCTTGATCTTGATCTGCAGCAGGTGGCGAATAAGGCGATTCTTGATGGCACCGCGACCTATGAGCGGCGACGCGGTTGGATCGGAAAGCTGCCAAACGTGGTGCTCGATGGGGCGGATGTTGTGAGCTATCGTCATCCAGATTGGGCACAGCCGATCCAGAAGGGGAGCTATGTTCATGGCGTGGTGACGACGGTCTCCGCGAAGAAGGTGACGGTAAAGCTTGGTACGCAGCAGGCAGTGCTGACGCCTGAGGATTGGAAGTGGACGCAGAATTCGGATGGCGATAGTTTCCTGCGTTCCGGCGATGTGGTTTATGTGAAGGTGGAGAACGTCGCTGCAGATGGTACGCTGCGGGCGTCACTGCAGCAGGATTCGGGAGCTCAGGCTTCGATGATGGCAGTCGATAACTCTACCGGTGAAGTGCTGGCGATGGTGGGGGGACGAGACTTTGCGCTGTCGCAGTTCAACCGTGCGACCCAGGCGCAGCGGCAGGTGGGTTCTTCGTTCAAGCCGTATGTTTACACGACGGCGGTTGAGGCAGGCGCGAAGCCTACGGACATCATTGTCGATGGACCTACAACGTTTCCCACGCCGAATGGGCCTTATACACCGCATAACTATGAGGCGGATTATAAGGGCGCGATGACCCTGCTGAATGCGTTTGCAGAATCGAGAAATATTCCGGCGTTGAAGCTGGCGGACCGCTATGGGATTCGCAAGGTGATTGAGACAGCGCACAACTTTGGAATCACGAGCAATATTCCAGTGTTTCTTCCGGTTGCAATTGGTTCAGCCGATATCACGCTGGCCGAGCAGGTAAGCGCATACAGCGTTTTTCCTAATGACGGCATTCGAATTGAGCCGAGATACATTCGCAAGGTGACGCAAGCGGACGGGTTGCCGCTGGATGCTACGCCATCGCAGGTGTCAGAGGTGATCTCGGTGGAGACTGCGCGCACGATGATGCAGTTTCTGCAGGCGGTTGTGCGGCAGGGAACGGCGGCTTCTGCTTCGCAGCTGAAACATCCTCTGGGGGGTAAAACCGGAACTACGAACGACTTTACGGATGCGTGGTTCATCGGATTTTCTCCGTCTATTACGTGCGGGACCTGGATTGGTTTTGATGACCGCGAGTCTTTGGGAGAGAAAGAGACTGGCGCACGAGCGGCGCTACCGATGTGGATGGACTTCATGCGCGCGGCGATTGCGAACAAGCCGGATGAACAGTTTCCAACTGCGGGAGCACCGAAGAAGAAGCTGGACGTGCCGTTGAGTGGCGTGGCCGATGCTGCGAAACCGTTAGAGCCGCTAGTGCCGAAGCAGGTAGAGGATCCTGATGCGTCTCGTGGCGAGGGTCCAAAGCATGTCGCCCCGACTGTTGCTGCGCCAGCGCCTGCAGAAGAGAAGCCCAGGGTGCCTGATTCCTCTCATTCTGTGCCGAGAGCGACTACTGTTCCTACGCGAACAACTCCAGTGTTCGCTACGCCTGCGCCAGCGGAACAGAAACCGAAGGCGTCTGAAGCGTCTCGTCCTGCGCCGCAAGCGGTTGCTGTTCCACCTCGTGCGGCTATGGGGTTGTCACAGAAACCTACGGACGAGCGGAGTGGAGTTTCGAACCCACCACCCGACATATATTGA
- the ribF gene encoding riboflavin biosynthesis protein RibF: MQIFRQLADVPSDFGPSIATIGNFDGVHCGHQWVIAEVVVQARSLGIRSIAITFDPHPARVIRPESTQPLITPLPQKLHLLAETGVDAVLVIPFTNELSRMTARTFATEVLAHTLHVTHLHEGEDFRFGYQAEAGVESLEVLGRELGFGVRVYAPRHLRGETISSSRVRQMIAEGDMNHVRALLGRSFAICSTPASGRGYGTRYTVPTINLARYTELLPANGVYITTLTVGEGASSETFDAVTNVGNRPTFGADSFTVESHLLNFHPIDLNEDTPLTLTFLRRLRAEIRWPNPEALKEQIGRDVAKAKRYFNICRVVGSKLHSARP, encoded by the coding sequence ATGCAGATATTTCGCCAACTCGCAGACGTTCCATCAGACTTCGGCCCATCCATTGCCACCATCGGCAACTTCGACGGCGTTCACTGCGGACATCAGTGGGTTATCGCCGAAGTAGTTGTGCAGGCTCGCTCTCTAGGCATCCGCTCAATAGCCATCACCTTCGATCCGCATCCTGCGCGAGTCATCCGCCCTGAATCGACTCAGCCTCTCATCACGCCTCTTCCCCAAAAACTGCACTTGCTCGCTGAGACAGGCGTCGACGCGGTCCTCGTGATTCCCTTCACGAATGAGCTCTCCCGCATGACCGCACGTACCTTCGCCACCGAAGTCCTCGCACACACCTTGCACGTCACCCATTTGCACGAAGGCGAAGACTTCCGCTTCGGTTATCAGGCCGAGGCAGGCGTTGAAAGCCTCGAAGTCCTGGGCCGCGAACTCGGTTTTGGCGTGCGCGTCTATGCACCTCGTCATCTACGCGGCGAGACCATCTCATCAAGTCGTGTGCGCCAGATGATCGCGGAAGGCGACATGAATCATGTTCGTGCTCTGCTCGGCCGCAGCTTCGCCATCTGCAGCACACCTGCTTCGGGCCGCGGCTACGGCACACGCTACACCGTCCCCACGATCAACCTCGCTCGATACACGGAGCTGCTTCCCGCAAACGGCGTCTACATCACCACACTCACAGTCGGCGAAGGCGCCTCAAGCGAGACCTTCGACGCTGTCACCAACGTAGGCAATCGCCCCACCTTCGGCGCCGATTCCTTCACCGTCGAGTCGCACTTGCTCAACTTCCACCCCATCGATCTCAACGAAGACACACCGCTCACCCTGACGTTCCTGCGTCGTCTGCGCGCAGAGATTCGCTGGCCAAACCCCGAAGCGCTCAAAGAACAGATAGGCCGCGACGTCGCAAAGGCGAAACGTTACTTCAATATATGTCGGGTGGTGGGTTCGAAACTCCACTCCGCTCGTCCGTAG
- a CDS encoding MBL fold metallo-hydrolase — protein MEATLTFLGTGTSMGVPTLGCDCAVCTSAVSPDGDPRNRRTRPSIRLDYNNHTVLVDTGPDFHAQAIRENIRSIDAVLYTHGHADHILGFDDLRPLSFRHNHHLPIYADDHTAKTLERIFEYTFRKEDRYPTSARVEVHRIDPTPGSGVDLFGACFRRVPVTHGREQITGYRFGNAAYLTDMSDIPKESLPLLQDLDVLILDALRRDPHPSHSHLDKSVALVEQLKPRRAFFTHMSHELDHSATEAELPPHIRLAYDGLTFTFEIA, from the coding sequence ATGGAGGCCACCCTCACCTTCCTCGGCACCGGCACCTCCATGGGGGTGCCGACCCTCGGCTGCGACTGCGCCGTCTGCACCTCCGCCGTCTCTCCCGACGGAGACCCCCGCAATCGCCGCACCCGCCCGTCCATCCGACTCGACTACAACAACCACACCGTCCTCGTCGACACCGGCCCTGACTTCCACGCACAGGCCATCCGCGAAAACATCCGCAGCATCGACGCCGTCCTCTACACCCACGGCCACGCCGACCACATTCTCGGCTTCGACGACCTTCGCCCCCTCAGCTTCCGTCACAACCATCACCTGCCCATCTACGCGGACGACCACACCGCAAAAACGCTGGAGCGCATCTTCGAGTACACCTTTCGCAAAGAAGACCGCTATCCCACCAGCGCTCGCGTCGAAGTCCATCGCATCGACCCAACTCCCGGCTCAGGCGTGGATCTCTTCGGAGCATGTTTTCGCAGAGTCCCCGTCACCCACGGCCGCGAGCAGATCACCGGCTACCGCTTCGGCAACGCAGCCTACCTCACCGACATGAGCGACATCCCCAAAGAGAGCCTCCCGCTGCTGCAGGATCTCGACGTCCTCATCCTCGACGCCCTCCGCCGCGATCCTCATCCCAGCCACTCGCATCTCGACAAATCGGTAGCACTCGTCGAACAGCTCAAACCCCGCCGCGCCTTCTTCACCCACATGAGCCACGAACTCGACCACAGCGCCACCGAAGCCGAACTCCCGCCCCACATCCGCCTCGCCTACGACGGACTCACGTTCACCTTCGAGATCGCCTGA
- a CDS encoding DUF1844 domain-containing protein yields the protein MPEQNKPFVVTDRRKFTMDGELRPDADPSPEKEEREVRPADPAPATPPQAASAATPEEPELPPALTAEQTDQAKRAYEMTADRLDTAIRSANPGMDHPPTMSFDQLVQSVYMTSIMQLGGTTQEGQQPQVDILGARQSIDMLSVLEEKTKGNLSTEETRLLESALFELRMAFLEVTQALARSAASKAAPGGPGRPGPVGPSIVR from the coding sequence ATGCCTGAACAGAACAAACCCTTCGTTGTCACAGACCGTCGCAAGTTCACCATGGACGGCGAGTTGCGCCCCGACGCTGATCCTTCGCCAGAAAAAGAAGAACGCGAGGTCAGGCCGGCCGACCCCGCTCCCGCAACACCGCCTCAGGCAGCCTCCGCAGCCACTCCTGAAGAGCCGGAACTCCCGCCGGCACTAACCGCCGAGCAAACCGATCAGGCAAAGCGCGCCTACGAGATGACAGCAGATCGTCTCGACACCGCCATCCGCTCCGCCAACCCCGGCATGGACCACCCGCCCACGATGAGTTTCGACCAGCTCGTCCAGTCCGTCTACATGACCTCCATCATGCAGCTCGGCGGCACTACGCAGGAAGGCCAGCAGCCCCAGGTCGATATCCTCGGAGCTCGCCAGAGCATCGATATGCTCTCCGTCCTCGAAGAAAAGACCAAAGGCAATCTCTCCACCGAGGAGACCCGCCTGCTCGAGAGCGCGTTATTCGAGCTCCGCATGGCCTTCCTCGAAGTCACGCAGGCTCTTGCCCGCTCCGCAGCCTCTAAGGCAGCACCCGGCGGCCCAGGTCGTCCTGGCCCCGTCGGCCCCAGCATCGTCCGCTAA
- a CDS encoding YgfZ/GcvT domain-containing protein, with translation MSSPAQSDITASPTPGSAPQLAALLQNVGLSHLHNIGWIRVTGEDRVRWLNGMVTNSIQDLRLGQGTYNFFLSVQGRIQGDATIFANREDLLIETSSDQLAGLITLLDRFIIMDDVELADISNTRFGLQVAGPKAAALLQRIGFAIDDLDTLSTRIILWNNAEVAVIHAYGPLAPRYELWADNATTTSLSNALQAAGAVICEDESLEWLRILEGTPRIGTDIRDRELPQETNQARALHFAKGCYLGQEIVERIRSRGNVHRTFSGFRLEGDLPPIGAPLEADGKQVGELTSVAAIPLPAETHPVHLGLGYIRREALDRGLPINYPGGVARPVLLPFSPPAASATQAASEPSERV, from the coding sequence ATGAGTTCGCCAGCACAATCCGACATCACCGCTTCGCCAACCCCGGGCTCAGCCCCGCAGCTCGCCGCACTCTTGCAGAACGTTGGCCTGTCTCACCTCCACAACATCGGTTGGATTCGGGTCACTGGCGAAGATCGCGTTCGCTGGTTGAACGGAATGGTCACCAATTCTATTCAGGATTTGCGCCTTGGCCAGGGCACCTACAACTTCTTCCTCAGCGTTCAGGGCCGCATTCAGGGCGACGCCACCATCTTCGCCAACCGTGAAGATCTACTCATAGAGACCAGCTCCGATCAGCTCGCGGGCTTAATCACACTCCTTGACCGCTTCATCATCATGGACGATGTCGAGCTTGCAGACATCAGCAACACACGCTTCGGTTTACAGGTAGCCGGACCAAAAGCAGCGGCGCTCCTGCAGCGAATCGGCTTCGCAATCGATGATCTCGATACCCTTTCCACTCGCATAATCCTATGGAACAACGCCGAAGTGGCCGTCATTCACGCATACGGTCCCCTCGCGCCGCGATATGAACTTTGGGCCGATAACGCGACCACCACATCCCTTTCCAATGCTCTGCAAGCCGCCGGCGCGGTCATCTGCGAAGACGAGAGCCTCGAATGGCTCCGCATCCTCGAAGGAACTCCCCGAATCGGAACCGACATCCGCGACCGCGAGCTTCCACAGGAGACCAATCAGGCTCGCGCCCTGCACTTTGCCAAAGGATGCTACCTCGGCCAGGAAATCGTCGAGCGAATCCGTTCCCGCGGCAACGTCCACCGTACCTTCAGCGGTTTCCGTCTCGAAGGCGACCTCCCGCCCATCGGCGCCCCACTCGAAGCGGACGGCAAGCAGGTCGGCGAACTAACCAGCGTCGCGGCCATCCCCTTACCCGCGGAAACACATCCAGTTCATCTTGGGCTAGGCTACATCCGCCGCGAAGCCCTGGATCGCGGCCTTCCCATCAACTACCCCGGTGGAGTCGCACGGCCGGTCTTGCTTCCCTTTTCTCCTCCTGCAGCCTCCGCAACACAGGCTGCATCTGAACCTTCTGAAAGAGTGTGA
- the mtnP gene encoding S-methyl-5'-thioadenosine phosphorylase → MKKAEIGIIGGSGLYAMPGLTNVREERVTTPFGEPSDVFVLGELEGRNVAFLARHGRGHRILPSELNFRANIFAMKMLGVDSILSVSAVGSLKEEHKPTDFVIPDQFIDRTFARASTFFGDGIVAHVAFGDPVCAPLANVLKQACDTVGVVGKLGGTYVCMEGPQFSTRAESNLYRSWGADVIGMTNLQEAKLAREAEICYATVAMVTDYDCWREGHDDVTVDQIVAVMHQNADNASKVVRAAVAAMPAEMTKGCACVNALKYAILTDRKAIPEETKQKLSLLIDKYL, encoded by the coding sequence TTGAAGAAGGCAGAGATTGGAATTATCGGGGGCAGCGGCCTGTACGCCATGCCCGGACTTACAAATGTGCGCGAGGAGCGCGTGACGACTCCATTCGGAGAGCCGTCCGATGTATTTGTGTTGGGTGAACTTGAAGGTCGCAATGTCGCGTTTCTTGCTCGTCATGGACGCGGCCATCGCATTCTGCCAAGTGAGTTGAACTTCCGCGCCAACATCTTCGCGATGAAGATGCTTGGGGTCGATAGCATTCTTTCGGTCTCTGCGGTGGGCTCGTTGAAAGAGGAGCACAAGCCGACGGACTTTGTGATTCCCGATCAGTTTATTGACCGCACCTTTGCTCGGGCGTCTACGTTTTTCGGTGACGGCATCGTCGCTCACGTCGCGTTTGGCGATCCGGTCTGCGCGCCTCTTGCCAATGTGCTGAAGCAGGCTTGCGATACTGTTGGCGTGGTCGGCAAACTCGGTGGGACCTATGTGTGTATGGAAGGGCCACAGTTCTCTACGCGAGCCGAGTCGAATCTTTATCGGAGCTGGGGTGCGGATGTGATTGGGATGACCAACCTGCAGGAGGCGAAGCTGGCTCGCGAGGCTGAGATTTGCTACGCAACCGTGGCAATGGTCACAGATTACGATTGCTGGCGTGAAGGCCACGATGATGTCACCGTGGATCAGATTGTTGCGGTGATGCACCAGAACGCGGACAACGCGTCAAAGGTGGTGCGAGCGGCCGTTGCTGCGATGCCGGCGGAGATGACGAAGGGATGTGCCTGTGTCAATGCGTTGAAGTATGCCATCCTCACTGATCGTAAGGCTATTCCAGAAGAGACAAAACAGAAGCTTTCGTTGCTGATTGATAAATATCTCTGA
- a CDS encoding PfkB family carbohydrate kinase, giving the protein MSILVVGSVAFDSIETPHGAVKNCLGGAATHFSLAASYFTQVRVIGVVGKDFTAEHEAIFTRRGIDTKGIERSEGLSFHWTGSYSGNMDEAKTLGTDLNVFETFEPKIPDAYKDSEYLFLANIDPVLQARVRSQMPKVRMVCGDTMNYWIADHSANLAKVLRELDVLLINDGEARMLAGERNLVVAAEKVLAMGPKTLIVKHGEYGATAFFSDRSFTGREKALRPFRAPALPLAEVVDPTGAGDSFAGGFYGYLASQPELTPAVLRTAMFYGGVMGSFAVERFGTERLQNVSREEIDERFKLFLEISHLEHAGV; this is encoded by the coding sequence ATGTCAATTCTTGTTGTAGGTTCAGTGGCATTCGATAGCATTGAAACTCCTCACGGCGCTGTGAAGAACTGCCTGGGCGGCGCTGCGACACATTTCTCGCTGGCTGCGAGTTACTTTACCCAGGTACGCGTTATTGGTGTCGTTGGGAAAGACTTCACTGCGGAACATGAGGCGATCTTCACTCGTCGCGGCATCGATACGAAGGGCATTGAGCGCTCTGAAGGGCTTAGCTTTCACTGGACTGGTTCCTACTCGGGCAATATGGATGAAGCCAAGACGCTGGGTACCGACCTGAATGTGTTCGAGACCTTCGAGCCGAAGATTCCGGATGCGTATAAAGACAGCGAGTACCTTTTTCTGGCGAATATTGATCCTGTCTTGCAGGCGCGTGTGCGTAGCCAGATGCCGAAGGTTCGCATGGTGTGCGGCGACACCATGAATTATTGGATCGCGGATCATTCGGCGAATCTTGCCAAGGTGCTGCGTGAGTTGGATGTACTGCTGATCAACGATGGTGAGGCGCGCATGCTGGCCGGTGAACGTAATCTGGTTGTTGCCGCAGAAAAGGTCCTTGCCATGGGTCCGAAGACCCTGATCGTCAAACATGGCGAGTATGGGGCGACTGCTTTCTTTAGCGATCGCTCGTTCACCGGGCGCGAGAAGGCTTTGCGGCCGTTCCGGGCACCAGCGCTTCCTCTTGCAGAGGTCGTCGATCCGACCGGCGCGGGCGATTCTTTCGCTGGCGGTTTCTATGGATACCTTGCGTCTCAGCCTGAGTTGACTCCGGCGGTTCTTCGTACCGCGATGTTCTACGGCGGAGTGATGGGTTCTTTTGCGGTGGAGCGTTTTGGAACCGAGCGTCTGCAGAATGTCTCTCGCGAAGAGATCGACGAACGGTTCAAGCTCTTTTTGGAGATCTCGCACCTTGAACATGCGGGCGTCTAA
- a CDS encoding glycosyltransferase family 39 protein, with protein sequence MKLDPEAVTPATRQETFPVALGAVLLSFIALLLSYSRGYLLLYGDAVAHLGIARRILDSHNPGLVQLGGVWLPLPHLLMLPFVQKMEWWQNGLAGAWPSLICYIASVAGIYRLARWMMIPRWALAATALYALNPNLLYLSTTAMTEPLFLMLLIWTTLLTVECVAAIKSSQQSAVSSRLLLLGIFILAAVFTRYDGWVLGAAVWCVVTFCLAREREVWRSVSSSFIVFTFLVIAGPISWLAYNQHFFHDPLDFMRGPYSAAAIEKKTMPPNGQHHRGWHNPAWALLFYTRTAQIDAAFWETGFVLIGAAVGGLIVVIRRRFVLSSLLLWMPLPFYIYSVSYGSVPIFIPQLWPHSYYNSRYGMELLPALAVFAFLAVQWIERRWSETQPMAKRLMQPIALLLIALNAVGMMYRTPLVLKEALVNSTTRVGFETALARQLGGFPYGSTILMYNSDHVGALQDAGIPLRMTVNEGDSDSFRAALAAPAEHAGYVVAIAGDPVAQAVAMHPEGLTEVTILCTTGQPCARIYRSDRANSALPK encoded by the coding sequence GTGAAGCTGGACCCCGAAGCGGTAACACCGGCGACGCGGCAGGAGACGTTTCCTGTCGCGTTGGGTGCTGTGCTGTTGTCTTTCATCGCGTTGCTTCTGTCTTATTCGCGCGGCTATTTGCTGTTGTACGGCGATGCGGTCGCGCATCTTGGAATTGCGCGTCGCATTCTTGATTCGCACAACCCTGGGCTGGTTCAACTTGGCGGAGTGTGGTTACCGCTGCCGCATCTTTTAATGCTTCCATTTGTTCAGAAGATGGAGTGGTGGCAGAACGGGCTCGCGGGGGCATGGCCTTCGTTGATCTGCTACATCGCCAGCGTAGCGGGTATTTATCGGCTTGCGCGCTGGATGATGATTCCACGCTGGGCGCTTGCTGCAACTGCTCTTTACGCACTGAATCCCAACCTACTCTATCTCTCGACGACAGCGATGACGGAGCCGCTGTTCTTGATGCTTCTGATCTGGACGACGCTGCTGACGGTAGAGTGTGTTGCCGCGATCAAGAGCTCTCAGCAGAGTGCGGTCAGCAGCCGTCTGCTTCTGCTCGGAATCTTCATTCTGGCTGCTGTGTTCACCCGATATGACGGCTGGGTTCTGGGTGCTGCGGTTTGGTGTGTTGTTACTTTCTGTTTGGCGCGTGAACGTGAGGTGTGGCGTAGCGTCAGTTCTTCTTTTATTGTTTTTACGTTTCTCGTGATTGCGGGCCCCATTAGCTGGCTCGCTTACAACCAACATTTTTTTCATGATCCCCTGGACTTTATGCGTGGGCCTTATTCGGCAGCGGCAATTGAAAAGAAGACGATGCCGCCCAATGGGCAACATCATCGCGGCTGGCATAATCCTGCGTGGGCATTGCTCTTCTACACTCGCACCGCACAGATCGACGCAGCGTTTTGGGAGACGGGCTTTGTCTTGATCGGTGCTGCGGTGGGGGGCTTGATTGTGGTGATCCGTCGCCGCTTCGTTCTGTCGTCGCTATTGCTGTGGATGCCGCTGCCTTTTTATATCTACTCTGTTTCCTACGGCTCGGTGCCGATCTTCATTCCGCAGCTGTGGCCGCACTCTTACTACAATTCACGTTACGGGATGGAGTTGCTGCCGGCGCTTGCGGTCTTTGCGTTTCTGGCTGTGCAGTGGATTGAGCGGCGATGGAGTGAGACGCAGCCGATGGCCAAGAGACTGATGCAGCCAATTGCACTTCTGCTGATCGCGCTCAATGCCGTCGGGATGATGTATCGCACGCCGCTGGTGCTGAAGGAAGCGCTAGTCAATTCGACCACTCGCGTCGGGTTCGAGACGGCGCTTGCCCGTCAATTGGGAGGGTTCCCGTACGGGTCGACGATCTTGATGTACAACTCCGATCACGTCGGGGCGCTTCAGGATGCCGGGATTCCTCTTCGGATGACAGTGAACGAAGGCGACAGCGACAGTTTTCGAGCTGCGCTGGCCGCGCCTGCCGAGCATGCTGGTTATGTTGTCGCGATTGCCGGGGATCCGGTGGCCCAGGCTGTTGCGATGCATCCGGAAGGGCTTACTGAGGTGACGATTCTGTGCACGACCGGCCAGCCTTGCGCGCGCATTTATAGATCCGATCGAGCGAATAGCGCTTTACCGAAGTGA
- the dapF gene encoding diaminopimelate epimerase: protein MIPFVKAHACGNDFLIIEEPLAQRRHAELARKLCARNTSIGADGIEFLERKPNGEFFLRLFNADGSEAELSGNGTRCVAAWLASSEGRREVALGTHGGLRTCHVIEANDPLYLIESEMGIPRVMQRTIVLPGVGEVPGAMVNVGNPHFVLFVECDDFSAHGLSWQELGAQISVSPLFPHGTNVEFVRVLSPSEIAFRIFERGCGPTTSSGTGTCASSVAAMALRGADRALTAVAEGGPQRTVWPTSDAVMRLTGPAEIICRGEVTAL, encoded by the coding sequence ATGATTCCCTTCGTCAAAGCGCACGCCTGCGGCAATGATTTTCTGATCATCGAGGAGCCATTGGCGCAACGTCGTCATGCCGAACTCGCACGCAAGCTTTGTGCACGGAACACTAGTATTGGAGCGGATGGTATTGAATTTCTGGAGCGAAAGCCGAACGGTGAGTTTTTTCTGCGGCTCTTCAATGCAGATGGTAGCGAGGCAGAGCTGTCGGGAAACGGCACGCGGTGCGTGGCGGCGTGGCTGGCCAGCAGCGAAGGGCGAAGGGAAGTGGCGCTGGGGACTCATGGCGGGCTTCGTACTTGTCATGTAATTGAGGCGAACGATCCGCTGTACCTGATTGAGAGCGAGATGGGTATACCGCGTGTGATGCAGCGCACGATTGTGCTACCGGGCGTTGGCGAGGTTCCCGGTGCGATGGTTAATGTTGGCAACCCCCATTTCGTTCTCTTTGTGGAGTGTGATGACTTCAGTGCGCATGGGTTGAGCTGGCAGGAACTTGGGGCGCAGATCAGCGTGAGCCCCCTGTTTCCTCATGGAACCAACGTTGAGTTCGTTCGTGTTCTGTCGCCGTCTGAGATTGCGTTTCGTATCTTTGAACGGGGATGCGGACCTACTACCTCGTCCGGCACGGGGACGTGTGCTTCGTCTGTGGCGGCTATGGCATTGCGTGGGGCGGATCGTGCATTGACTGCAGTTGCTGAAGGCGGACCGCAGCGTACAGTGTGGCCTACGAGCGATGCTGTGATGCGGTTGACGGGGCCGGCGGAGATAATCTGCCGAGGCGAGGTCACTGCACTGTGA